The segment GGAATTTGCGAAAGACAGAACATTTGGTTACACGAAATCTCATTTAGGTGAATGGGCTGAGGAAAAATCAAATGGCGAATTTAAAGCCGAAGATACAACCTATATATCACTGGAAAAACTCAGAGCACTTGAGATAGAGAAAATAACAAATCAATTATTAGAAGTGAGTGATTTTAACAAAGTCGTTGTTAATGCGGTAGATTACGTCGATGTGGAGATTTTTGTTATTTCCCTCATTAAAGCAATGAAAGCAGGCAAACGCTTTATGGTTAGATCTGGAGCTGCTCTTACGAAAGTGATAGGAGGAGTAAGAGATAAAGGCTTACTTACTAGAGATGAATTGATTAAAGAGGAAGTCAATCATGGTGGTTTAATCATTGTTGGCTCTCACGTTAAAAAGACGACTGAGCAGCTTGAGGAATTGAAGAAATGTGATTTTATTGAGTTTGTTGAATTTAATGTTCACCTTGTTTTACACCCTGAACAGTTCAAAGCTGAAACAGATCGAGTGATTGAAACAAGTGAAAATCTCATTCGTTCAGGTAAAACTGTAGCCATTTATACAAAACGGGAAAGACTAGATCTTGGTGAAGACAAACAAGAAGAAGAACTTAAGCTTTCCGTTCAGATCTCAGAAGCAGTAACAAGTATCGTTCAAAGGTTAAAAGTAAGACCTAGTTATATTGTGGCTAAAGGCGGTATTACCTCAAGTGATATTAGAACAAATGGCCTTGAAGTGCAAAGATCGACTGTTGCTGGACAAATCAAGCCAGGAATTCCTGTATGGTTTACTGGGGAGGAAAGTAAGTTTCCAAGTATTTCTTACATTATATTCCCTGGAAATGTGGGAACAAAAGATGCGCTTAAGGAGACAGTTGAAATTTTAGATAAATAGGCTATTGAAAAATCCCATTCGTATACGGCTGAATGTTAACAATAATGGTGTATAGGCTCGTATACGAGTGAAAAAACTTAAAAAAACGAAAAAGGAGCACAAAATGCTATCAAATACAGAAGATGTATTAGAAAATGCACAGAAAGACAAATACGGTGTCGCAGCGTTTAATGTATATAGCCTAGAAACTGTTCAAGCAGCTATCAATGTTGCTGAAAGGGAAAGTCAACCCGTTATTATTGCATTAGGGGAGCGATACTTCCTAACCGTTGATGTTGAAGGGTTTTCAGCGATGGTTAGGGCAATGGCAGATAAAGCTAGTGTCCCAGTTTCGCTTCATTTGGATCATGCATATGAAAAAGAATCCATCATTCGTGCCATTCGCTGTGGATTTTCATCTGTTATGTTTGATGGTTCAGCGTATAATCTTGATGAAAACATGCGTCTTACAAAAGAGATAGTAGAAATCGCTCATATGGCAGGGGTGTCCGTTGAGGCGGAGATTGGTTCATTAGCACGAGGGGCTTTTTCTGATGAGGAAGAAGGCGATGGGACACTTACTGATCCAAAGTCCGCAAAAGAATTTGTTGCAGAAACAGGCGTGGATTTTTTAGCTGCCGCTATTGGAACAGCACATGGTATGTATAAAGGAGAACCTAAAATTGAGCTTGATCTTTTAGATAGAATTCGCCAGTCTGTTGATGTCCCCCTGGTTCTTCATGGGGGTTCTGGTACACCGGAAGATAAAATGAAACAAGCGATACAAAAAGGAATTTGTAAAATTAATGTGAACACAGAAATATCCATGGCTGCCGTTTCCCATTTACAAGCTTATTTCGAAAATAAAGAAATGGTTCATCTCTCAACTGTAATGGCAGAGATGCAGCATTCTATGGAACCTGTAATGACTAAATTTATTAAGTTATTTGCTAACAAGTGAACTTTTATTAAGTGAGAGTAGATTTACATTCAATAACAAAATACCTAGAACAAGAACGCATCAAATAGGGGTCGACAAATAAGTACAGATAGTTGGCATGTCCGTCAACATGAGATATAGATATAGAGAAGAAAGTTTATGACAACTGGTAATTTATTGATTGTTATATTCAATTTCGTCATTGCTATTTTAAAGCAAAGCTTGAATCGTTTATTTCATTAATTGGAGTAGCGTTTTAATAGCCATTGCTATAGGCTATTAATGTATATAAGATTTAATTAATTCCCTGATAACAGACGAGCATACGAGCTTATCTATTATCAGTTTTTTTAATTTGTTAATTATTTATCAACAGTTGCTCTTTTCTTTAATAATTTCATAGTATTCAATAGTAGAGTAATTTTATCAAAAAACATGCATATTTATTTTTGTTTGCTTTCATTTAATTTACAGTTATTTTTCATACGAAAATATACAACAACAATATTGACAAATTAAAAATAAGTGATAATATAGAAGTGAAGAAATGAGTAAACGATTACAAATCCAATATTGGTAATTGACCAGAATCCATTTTACAACAAAGAGGTGACAGAAGATGGAAATTAAATTTGGTTGTCATGGATCTACTTGGGAACTGGATTATGATAAGGAAGTAGATTATTTAGATGACATCATGGATACGGTTAGCAATGCTGGCTTCAATGGTATTGATGTACAGGTTGCTATGTTAGGGAAGTACAAAGAGCAGCCAGAGAGACTTAAAGAGGAACTTGATAAAAGAGGTATAGAATTAGCAGCTTTAACTGTGCCTTTCTCTTGGGAGAATGATGAGGAAACAAAGGAAGAAAAAGATCGCGCTGATTATTATATAAGCTATTTAAGAAATTTCCCGAAAGCTGTTATGAATTTGCCTTCAAGAGTTGGTCCTAATAGGGATAATTTATTAAAAAGACAAAAACAAATTATTAATTGTGCAAATACAGTAGGGAAAAGAGCATCTGAAAATGGGGTAGTTGCTTCCTTTCATCCAGCATCACCTCCAACATCTTATTTTAGAACTAAAGAAGACTATAAAGTTTTATTTAAAGGCTTAGATACTAGATTCATAGGATACACACCAGATGCAGGTCATATTATGGCTGGTGGAATGAACCCAGTAGAAATAGTACGAGATAATCTATCCATTATTAAACATGTTCATTTTAAAGATTGCAGTAAAACCTTTGAATGGAAAAAAATGGGTACTGGTGATATTGATTTTCCTACAATTGTCCAAAATCTCAAGGATTATGGATATAAAGGATGGATTATGGTAGAAGAAGAAACAGAAGAAACAGCTGTAAATCCAGATAAGGTAATATATGATATCAATGATTATGTAGTTAGTAATTTGAAGCCGATCCTATAAACTAGAATACTTTGGTAAGCGTTTCATTCACAGAAAATAAATAATAATAAGAGGTGTAAATATGTCTAGTCAAGAGAATTTATCTATTGTTGGTTCTGGAATCATGGGTCATTCTATTGCTTTGACCGCTGCTTGGTCAGGACTTGAGGTTAAAGTATGGGGGATGAACGAAGAAGATATTCAACGTGCGCGTGTTGGGCTTGAAGACAAATTGAATGGATTAGTAGGTTATGACGTTTTCAATGAGGATGAAAAACAACGGATTATTAATTCTATTACTTTCACTGAATCCATTGAAGAATGCGTTTCTAACGCTACATTCGTGATAGAAGCGATACCTGAAATCCTTGAACTCAAACAAGATTATTTCAAGAAATTGGATGAATTATGCCCAGAAAATACAATCATAGGCAGTAATACTTCTGGCCTTAGTGCAACTGAAATCGCTAAATTAACTACTAATACTGAGCGCACTGTTGTGACACATTTCTGGAATCCTGCTCATTTAATGCCATTAGTTGAGGTTGTACGTGGAGAACATACATCTGACGAAACAGTTGAACGTTCGATGGCACTTCTGGAATCAATGAATAAGAAACCGATTCTTGTTAAGAAGGATGCATTAGGTTCAGTTGGAAACCGCCTACAATATGCAATTTTTAGAGAAGCACAGTACATTCTCGAACAAGAAATTGCATCTATGGAGGATATTGACGACGCTATACGATATAGTCTTGGTCGGCGCTTTGGTGTAACTGGACCGTTTATGACTATGGATATGGGGGGCTTAAACACGAATGCATCTATTACATCTTATCTGTTTGAGGATCTAAGTGATAAAAAGGATATTTTCCCAGCCATGAAAGAACTGGTTGATAATGGTCACCATGGTCCAAAAACTGGAAAAGGCTTTTATGAATGGACACCTGAATTCACAGAACAAATGGAACACCAGCGTGAAGAGGAATTAATTCATTGGCTTAAGAAAGATATTGAAGAAGCGAATAATAAGAAGTGATTCAAATAGTCTTGTCTGGAACGAAAATTTAATTCTAAACAGCGATTTTAATTATGTTTGATAGGGTGAGAAGGGAGAAGTCGCAGAACATATTGTTCTATCTCTTCTCCAATTACTAACTATCATAAAAGTTGATTTTAAGGTGGGTATTATATGGGAGAGTCAGCATGGCTAATTATTGTTGCCATTTTAGGAGTAGTTGCGTTATTGTTTCTCGTAATGAGAACAAAGCTTCAAGCGTTTCTGGCGCTTATTTTGATAAGTTTTATTGTTGGTTTAGCTGTTGGTATGACGCCAGAAGAAATTATAGCAACTTTTGAGACGGGTATGGGTGAAACGGTAGCCTTTATTGCGATCGTAATTGGACTAGGGGCTATGTTTGGTGAAGTGTTAAAAGTGTCAGGTGGTGCCGAACGCCTAGCACTAACAATGATAAATAAGTTTGGTGAAAAAAGATCATCATGGGCACTCGGTATAGCTGGTCTAATCATTTCCATTCCAATATTTCTTGATGTAGCACTAGTTATTCTTATGCCTATATTGTATACATTAGCGAACAAAACAAAGAAATCATTGTTATTCTTTGGTGTTCCTTTGTTGGCTGGACTACTTGTTGCTCATGGTATGATACCGCCTACACCAGGTCCAATTGCTGCATCATCGATTCTAGGAGCAGACTTAGGTTGGGTTATCCTGTTCGGTATTCTAGTTGGTGTTCCAGCAATGATTTTAGCAGGTCCAGTGTATGGTAACTTCATCTCTAAAAAAATTCATGTTCCTGTACCGGAAGAGATGAACCAACAGGCAGCAGCACTTGCTGATTTAGAAGAACAGGCTGATGCAAAGGAGCAAAAGGAGTTACCTAGCTTTATCAGTGTTATTTCCATTATTATGTTGCCGTTGATTTTAATGTTATTAAATACACTAGCGCCTTTTATTTTAGAAGAAGGATCTGTTTTAAGAAACATTCTAGTATTTATTGGTCATCCTTACGCGGCGCTAACGATAACCACGTTGTTAACATTCTATATTTTTGGTACAAAACGAGGATATTCAAGAGACGAAATTCAACAAATTACTACAAAATCGCTTGAACCTGCAGGAATTATCATTCTAATTACAGGTGCTGGTGGTATATTTGGTGAAATGCTCGTTGCTTCCGGCGTTGGTGATGTGATGGCAAATGCGATGGAGCAAGTAAATCTACCTGTAGTTGTATTTGCTTTCCTAACGGCAGCCTTGCTGAGACTAGCTGTAGGGTCAGTTACTGTTGCAATGGTTACTTCTTCTAGTATAGTTGCTCCAATATTAAGTACAATGAGTATTAGTGATCCGATGATGGCTGTACTTGTTATCACTATTGCTTCTGGTGCTGTTATTGCACCTCACGTTAGTGATTCAGGCTTCTGGATGGTTAACCGTTATTTTGGTATGAGTGTAGGGGACACACTTAAATCCTGGACTGTTTTGGCCACTATCATATCATTTGTAGGTTTCGGGTTAACTTTAATTCTTAGTCTATTTCTAATGTAACAACTATGAAAAATTGAAAAAGAACTCTATATTTTGTTATAGGGTTCTTTCAAAAACCGGTATGATAGAATTGTAATATACTAAATAAAGATCAAAATAGAAGAAATAGGAGGAATTTAAAATGGCAATGGAATTTGGATATCAAGGTTCAACTTGGGTATTGGATTATGATGTAGAAGCAGACATCATGGATCAGATTATGGATGATATTAAAAATGGTGGGCTAACAGGGTTAGATATGCAGGTTTCGCTATTAGGGAAATACAAAAATGCGCCTGAAAAGTTTAAAGAAGAACTTGATAAAAGAGGACTTAAGCTAGCTGCGTTAACCATTCCACATGCTTTTGAAGGTGGAAAACCCTCTCCTCAAGAAAAGGAATTAGAAGATTACTATTTTGAGTACTTAAAACATTTTCCGGGCGCTATCATGAATGTGCCTTCTAGAGTCGGAAAAAATCGGGATAATTTATTGCAAAGACAAAAAGAAATCATTAAAGGTGCAAATGAATTAGGAAAGCGTGCGATTGAAGATCATGGTATTATTACATCCCTTCATCCAATTTCATATGTGACTTCTTACTGGAGATTTAAAGAAGACTATGACGTGCTTTTTGATGGATTAGATCCAAAATATATGGGCTATACGCCGGATGCTGGTCATATTGAATTTGGTGGAATGGAAGCTGCAGAAATTATTAAAGAAGCTTTACCATTGGTTAAACACGTCCATTTCAAAGATGCTTCGAAGAACAATGAATGGATGAAGATGGGTGAAGGAGATATTGATTTCGAAAAATGTATAAATGTTCTTAAAGATGGCGGTTATAACGGATGGGTTATGCTTGAAGAAGAAACAGGAGCTGAGCAAGAAAATACAAGCGAAGTCATTGTAGAACTTGGCGATTACGTAAGGAAAAACATTTATCCGATTGTTAAAGGAGAATAGTAGACATGAATATAAATCTTATTCCTTCTTTACTAATACCTGAAGTCTTTCATCCATTAAAAAGAGAAAAGAACTTTACTGCAGATGTAATTGAAAAGGTCGTTGAAGAAGATTTTTACAAATCGATTGAATTAGGTGATGGTTTTGAGAAGCCTGAACGGAAGCGCATCTTAGAACTAACTGAATTAAATGGGATTGAAGTAACGCAATGGCTTACATTCTTAATTGAAGAGAATAATCTTGATGTTTCATCACTAGATTCAAAGCTTAGATTAGAAACTGTAAACCAAATAAAAGATAGTTTGTATGCATCTGCAGAAATCGGTGCAAAAAATATTGCACTTGTGACGGGTGATGACCCGGGTGCAGATCTTTGGGCAGATGGTATTGAAGGTCTTTATGAAAGTTTATGCGAAATAGCAGAAGCTGGAAGAGCATACAATATGAACTTATTGATCGAACCACTTGACCGTTTTGCACATAAAAAGCGCATTATTGGTACAACGGATGAAACGGTTGCGTTGTTAAGCAGAGTACAGGAAAAGCATGATAATGTTGGTATAGCATTTGATACGGCACATGCAGCACTTAATGGCGAGGATATCTTTGAAGCATTAGAAAAAGGAAAATCTCTTATTCATCAAATTCATTTTTCAAATGCTGTTCTTGATTCAAACAGTGAATTATATGGCGATTTTCATATGGAAATTGGCTCTCCCGGATTCTTAACAACTGAAAAAATCAGTGCGATTTTGCGAAAAGCAGATGAACTAAAAATTCAAGAGAATGGCTTGCGTGTAGCTGCTGAGGTGCGCGGTAAAGGTAATGAAGAATCTTGTTTCCAAAATGAAAAGCAGCTAAGAACAATTTTACAAGAGGCATTAAAACTAGCTAGTAACTAATTAGAGGGTGGTAGAATCAATGAAAGTAGTAATAACTGATCATGAATATAAAGATCTGCGTTTTGAAGATAAAATACTGGATCATGAAGATATTGAAGTTATAAAAATGCAATGTAAAACAGAGGATGAAGTAATTGAAGCTTGTCATGATGCAGATGCAATCATGAATCTATATGCTCCGATTTCACGTAGAGTTATTGAGAATCTAAAAAATTGTAAAGTTATTACACGTTACGGTGTCGGAGTAGATACGATTGATTTAGATGCTGCAACTGAACATGGGATTTGTATTGGTAATGTACCAGACTATGGTGTTGATGAGGTATCTGATCATGCTCTAGCTTTAATTTTGAGTCTTTTACGCAAAATAACTACTTCAAACCAAATCGTTAAAAATGGTACATGGGATGTAAATCTATCAAAACCTATCCGCAGATTAAATAAGTTGACAATAGGTTTAGTTGGATTTGGAAACATTCCTAGGAGACTGGCAATGAAAGTACAAGCATTAGGTTTAAATGTTATTGTATCAGATCCATTTGTATCTGAAGATATTGCTAAGGAGAGTAACGTCACACTTGTATCATTAGAAGAGCTATGTGAGAGCTCTGATCTCATATCTGTGCATGTACCACTTACTGCGTCAACAAAAGGAATGATCGGGAAAGAACAATTTGGCATGATGAAAAAAGGTGTCTATCTTGTCAATACAGCCAGAGGACCCGTTGTTGATGAAGATGCACTTTTAGAAGCGATAGAAAGTGGAGTTGTTGCTGGTGCTGGCCTAGATGTCATTGAAACAGAACCAATCAATCCAGATCATCCATTCTTAAAAATGGAAAATGTGACGCTTACACCACATATGGCGGGCTATTCAGAAGAATCTGCTGAAGAAATGCGTTCAAAAACAGCATTGGGTATTACAGATGTCTTATTACGTGGAGAATATCCAAAATACCTTGTAAATAAAGGTGTTAAGGAAAAAGTAGAATTAAAACCGTTTGTTATGGATGAACGTTATCAGTTTTAAATGATTTGGAATGGGGCTGACTTTATGTCTACAAAAAGAAACTTTCAGGGTATTATTCCACCAGTATCAATCATCTTTGATACGAATGGAGAACTTGATAAAAAAGGAATGGCAGATGTAATTGATTTTTTAATTGATGCGGGTGTAGATGGCCTGTTCTTTCTTGGTAGTGGCGGAGAGTTCTCACAAATGTCAAGAGAACTTAGAATGGAAGTGGCAGCATTTACGACAGAGTATGTAAATAAGCGTGTGCCAGTATTAATAGGCACCGGAAGTCCCAGCACTCATGAAGCTATTACATTAAGTAAGCATGCAGAAGAAATTGGTGCTGATGGAATTGTCGTCATTAATCCATACTACTGGCCGTTAACAGAAGAAAACTTGTTAGTACACTACGGCGAGATAGCTGAGGCTGTAAATCTACCAATATTACTATATAATTATCCTGATTTAACAGGTCAAAACATGAGTCCGGAATTTGTCTTGAAATTGATAGAAAAACATCCTAATATTGTTGGAATTAAAGACACGATTGATTCTGTAGGACATATACACGATATGATTTTAACTGTGAAAGGGAAATATCCTGAATTTACCGTTCTTGCTGGCTTTGATAATCATTTACTAAATACGTTAAGCTTGGGGGGAGATGGTGCAATTTGTGCAAGTATAAATTTTGCACCAGAACTTGCAATAGGTGTATATAATGCTTTTTATGAAAATGATATGGAAACAGCAGTGAATTTATACAAAAGACTAGCAATCCTTCCAACAATGTATAAACTTGATTCACCATTCATCAGTGTTGTCAAAGAAGCAATGAAGTTAAAAGGATTGGATATTTCAACACACGTTCTACCGCCAACTCGCATGCTTGATTCGGAAAAACAAGAAAAGCTTCAAGAAATCTTAAAGAAAGCAGAGTTACTTTAAGGATAATTCAGAAAATAATTTTTATGAAAGGAGCATCTGGAATGAAAAAACTTATCAATGATGGTGAAAATGTAGTTGAAGAAATGATCGATGGATATGTGAAGGCACATCCAAACCATATTAAAGCTTTGGAGGAAAATGACCGAGCACTGGTTTCGGCAAAGACAAAGGATGATGGTAAAGTTGCTATTCTAATTGGTGGTGGTTCTGGTCACGAGCCAGCATTCATGGGCTATGTTGGGGAAGGAATGGCAGATGGTGTTGCTGTCGGTAATATTTTTGCATCTCCACCACCAGCACCAATTGTAGAAGTAACAAAGGCAATCGATAAGGGTGCAGGCGTAGTCTATCTTTATGGGAATTATGCTGGTGACGTGATGAACTTTGGTATGGCTGCAGAGCTTGTGGAGATGGAAGATATTAATGTTGAAATGGTGCTTGCTTCAGATGATGTTGCATCCGCACCAAAAGAACAAAAAGAAAAACGCCGTGGTATTGCAGGTGAATTCTTTGTTTATAAAACGGCTGGTGCCGCTGCAGAACAAGGATATAACTTAGAGGACGTTGCAAGAATAGCGAGAAAAACAAATGAAAACACACGGTCTATGGGTGTTGGATTAACACCATGTTCATTGCCACAAACAGGAGAACCAAGCTTTGAAATTGGTGATAATGAAATGGAAATTGGCCTGGGACACCATGGGGAACCCGGAATTAGAAAAGTACCACTAGAATCAGCTGATCGTGTTGCAGATCAACTCTTGGACGTTATTTTTCAAGATATGGCAATAAATGAGGGAGAAGATGTTGCAGTCCTTGTTAATGGTTTGGGATCAACTCCTCGAATGGAATTATATATTATGTTTAGAAGAGTTGAGCAAGTTTTGAAAGAAAAAGGAGTTAATATCTGTCGTTCTTATGTTGGTGATTATATTACATCACTCGAAATGGGAGGATGCTCCATTACACTCACTAAATTAGATGATGAGTTAAAGGAAATGGTAGATCAACCTGTCGACTGCCCAATGTTTGTACAAAGATAAGGAGAATGCATAATGAATATGACAGCAACAGATTTTACTGAATATTTCAAGCAAGTAGTCGAAGTTATGGAAAATGAAAAAGATTACCTCTGTGAACTTGATCGTAAATTAGGTGATGGAGATCATGGTGTCACGATGTCCATCGGTTGGCAGGCTGTAAATGAACAGTTAAATAATAAGCTAGCGGATGAAACAGATTGTGGAAAGATCAGTTCTACAGTTGGTATGACATTCTTAAATGCGGTTGGTTCTTCTGTTGGCCCATTATATGCTACAGGATTTATGCGCGGTGGAAAAGTAGTGAAAGGTAAATCAGAACTTAATGATACAGACCTTAAAGACTTTTGGACTGCCTTTGTTAATGGTGTACAAGAACGGGGAAAAGCCGAAGTTGGTGATAAAACCATCATGGATACACTCATTCCTTTTGCAAATAGATTGGAAGAAACCTTTGCTCAAACAAATGATTTCGTAAGTGCGTTCAAAGAAGCATTGTTGGCAGGGGAGGAAGGAATGAAATCTACGAAAGATATTGTTTCGAAAATAGGTCGTTCAAGTCGATTAGGTGAGAGATCAATAGGCGCCCAAGATCCAGGAGCTACTTCTGCCTATTTTATTTTATCTACATTCCAACCATTTTTGAACAACTAAGAGTGATTTAAATGTCACCCCGATAACTACCTTTTGGTTATCGGGGAATATTAAATCAATTTACTAAAATACTATTTAATGGAGGAATTACAAATGAAAGTTGGATTTGTTGGGTTAGGTATTATGGGAAAACCAATGGCTGGTCATATCATTAAAGATGGTTTTGAAACCTATCTTTTTGACATAAATACAAATGCTGTCAATGAATTAGTAGAATTGGGCGGACATGCATGTGAATCAAATAAAGAAGTAGCAGAAAACAGTGATATAATCATTACAATGCTTCCTACCGCAAAACATGTGTCACAAGTGTTATCAGCTGATGATGGTCTTGCTGAAAATGGTAAAGCCGGATCCGTTATTATTGATATGAGCTCCGTATCAACGGAAGAATCAAAAGCATTTGCAAGCGAATTAAAGGAATATGATATTCACTTTATTGATGCGCCTGTAAGCGGGGGCGAACCAATGGCGATTGAAGGTAAACTCTCCATCATGGTCGGCGGAGATGAAGCACAGTTTAATAAAGTACTACCGATATTCCAAGCAATGGGAGAGAATATCGTACATTTTGGGGAAGCTGGGACTGGATCTGCGGCAAAAATTGCCAATCAAATAATTGTCAGCACCAACCTTGCTGCATTATCAGAAGCCTGCGTATATGCAAGTAAATCCGGTATCGATTTAAATAAACTATTCGAAGCCATTCATGGTGGTTTAGCAGGTAGTGCTGTTATGGATGCTAAAATGCCGCGAATCATTGATAGAGACTTCGAACCAGGTGGCCGAATCGAAACGAATTATAAAGATTTAGGAAACATCCAATCATCAGCAAATGCTATTGGCGTACCACTTCCTGTTACAAATTTGGTAAAAGAAATTTTTAGCTCAGAAATTGCAAATGGAAATGGAAAAAAGGATCATTCATATATCATTAACTTCTTTGAAAGAATGGGAAACTTCCAAACGCCAAAAGGAGGAAAATCCTAGGAATCTAGTAAATCAGGGGGGATAGAATCCCCCCTATTGAAATAATAGATTCATTCGTCATTTTAACAGACAGCTCTCTAACTCTATTAGTAGCTACCCCCTCTCATCAATTTAATTTTTTTCTTCTTTTTAAATAGAATATTTCTTATCTTGAACTACACCTGCTATTAAAATGAATGTTTAATTGACACAAATTCCTATTATGTTTATAATTAAAATGAAACAAAACAAAACAAAAGTAAATAAAAGTAATTGCATATAATCGAGAGGAGATGTAGATCTTGAAAAAAGTCATCAACAAACCTGAATCAGTCGCTCAAGAAACGATTGAAGGATTCATGTATGCCTATAAAAATTCCCATAAAAAACTGGAAAATGTAAACGGAATCACACGTAAAGATCTCAAAGATAAAGTAGCAGTAGTTATTGGTGGAGGTAGTGGACATGAGCCATTGTTTCTTGGATTTGTAGGAGAAGGACTTGCGGATGGTGTGGCACTAGGAAATGTGTTTGCAGCACCTACACCGAACACGATACAGGAAGTGGCTAAAGCAGCTGATTCAGGCAAGGGCGTTCTATTTATCTATGGAAATTATGCTGGTGATGTTTTGAATTTTGATATGGCGGTTGAAATGCTTGAAATGGAAGATGTCGATTCACGTACTGTAAGAGTCAGTGATGATGTAGCATCCGCTCCTGTTGAAAGGAAAGAAGATCGCAGAGGAATCGCTGGAGATGTATTTGTTATAAAAATAGCAGGTGCAGCTGCTGAGAAGGGTAAATCGTTGGATGAAGTTTTTGAAGTTACACAAAAAGCGTGTGATCAGACATATTCTATAGGAGTTGCTTTATCACCTGGAACGATTCCGGATTCCGGAGAGCCAACCTTTACACTGGCTGATGATGAAATGGAGTTAGGCATGGGTATTCACGGCGAACCAGGGATGGAACGAACGAAAATAATGAAAGCGGATAAATTGGTTGATCGATTAATGGATACGTTGTTAAAGGAAAGCAATGTACGCGAAGGCGATGAAGTTAGTGTGCTTGTAAATGGACTTGGGTCGACGACATTAATGGAATTGTTTATTGCCAATCGCCGAGTGGCACGGGTTTTAGAAGAAAAAGGGGTTAATGTATATGATATGGATGTAAATAGCTATTGCACCACGCAAGAAATGGGTGGGTTTTCCATCACGTTGCTGAAATTAGATGATGAATTAAAAGAGCTACATGATGCAACAGCGAATTCACCATATTACAAGAAGTAAGCGAAAAGTTAAACTATAGGTAGGGGGAAAGCAACATGAATGTAGAAGCGCAAACAGTAAACTTGAGTGTAGCCCAAGTAAAGGAAATGTTTCTTTATGTCGGGAAGCAAATAATCGAAAATAAGCCTCTTTTAACGGAAGTCGACAGTGCAATCGGTGATGGAGACCATGGGATTGGAATGTCAGTGGGCTTTTCCAAAGCAGAAGAAGACTTAAGCCAAAAAGAGTGTAAAT is part of the Virgibacillus sp. NKC19-16 genome and harbors:
- a CDS encoding GntP family permease: MGESAWLIIVAILGVVALLFLVMRTKLQAFLALILISFIVGLAVGMTPEEIIATFETGMGETVAFIAIVIGLGAMFGEVLKVSGGAERLALTMINKFGEKRSSWALGIAGLIISIPIFLDVALVILMPILYTLANKTKKSLLFFGVPLLAGLLVAHGMIPPTPGPIAASSILGADLGWVILFGILVGVPAMILAGPVYGNFISKKIHVPVPEEMNQQAAALADLEEQADAKEQKELPSFISVISIIMLPLILMLLNTLAPFILEEGSVLRNILVFIGHPYAALTITTLLTFYIFGTKRGYSRDEIQQITTKSLEPAGIIILITGAGGIFGEMLVASGVGDVMANAMEQVNLPVVVFAFLTAALLRLAVGSVTVAMVTSSSIVAPILSTMSISDPMMAVLVITIASGAVIAPHVSDSGFWMVNRYFGMSVGDTLKSWTVLATIISFVGFGLTLILSLFLM
- a CDS encoding 3-hydroxyacyl-CoA dehydrogenase family protein, with product MSSQENLSIVGSGIMGHSIALTAAWSGLEVKVWGMNEEDIQRARVGLEDKLNGLVGYDVFNEDEKQRIINSITFTESIEECVSNATFVIEAIPEILELKQDYFKKLDELCPENTIIGSNTSGLSATEIAKLTTNTERTVVTHFWNPAHLMPLVEVVRGEHTSDETVERSMALLESMNKKPILVKKDALGSVGNRLQYAIFREAQYILEQEIASMEDIDDAIRYSLGRRFGVTGPFMTMDMGGLNTNASITSYLFEDLSDKKDIFPAMKELVDNGHHGPKTGKGFYEWTPEFTEQMEHQREEELIHWLKKDIEEANNKK
- a CDS encoding class II fructose-bisphosphate aldolase, with translation MLSNTEDVLENAQKDKYGVAAFNVYSLETVQAAINVAERESQPVIIALGERYFLTVDVEGFSAMVRAMADKASVPVSLHLDHAYEKESIIRAIRCGFSSVMFDGSAYNLDENMRLTKEIVEIAHMAGVSVEAEIGSLARGAFSDEEEGDGTLTDPKSAKEFVAETGVDFLAAAIGTAHGMYKGEPKIELDLLDRIRQSVDVPLVLHGGSGTPEDKMKQAIQKGICKINVNTEISMAAVSHLQAYFENKEMVHLSTVMAEMQHSMEPVMTKFIKLFANK
- a CDS encoding four-carbon acid sugar kinase family protein, whose product is MINSTKKRLANEVFDKIHAVNTNVIKEMLEKELADLNKKIVVLDDDPTGVQTVHDISVYTDWSVDSLNKGFAEQNSMFFILTNSRGFTEAETEKAHVEIAENVLEVSKKNNKDFIIISRGDSTLRGHYPLETKVLKETIESSSETKFDGEVILPFFKEGNRFTIDNIHYVQNEDYLVPAGETEFAKDRTFGYTKSHLGEWAEEKSNGEFKAEDTTYISLEKLRALEIEKITNQLLEVSDFNKVVVNAVDYVDVEIFVISLIKAMKAGKRFMVRSGAALTKVIGGVRDKGLLTRDELIKEEVNHGGLIIVGSHVKKTTEQLEELKKCDFIEFVEFNVHLVLHPEQFKAETDRVIETSENLIRSGKTVAIYTKRERLDLGEDKQEEELKLSVQISEAVTSIVQRLKVRPSYIVAKGGITSSDIRTNGLEVQRSTVAGQIKPGIPVWFTGEESKFPSISYIIFPGNVGTKDALKETVEILDK
- a CDS encoding sugar phosphate isomerase/epimerase family protein; this translates as MEIKFGCHGSTWELDYDKEVDYLDDIMDTVSNAGFNGIDVQVAMLGKYKEQPERLKEELDKRGIELAALTVPFSWENDEETKEEKDRADYYISYLRNFPKAVMNLPSRVGPNRDNLLKRQKQIINCANTVGKRASENGVVASFHPASPPTSYFRTKEDYKVLFKGLDTRFIGYTPDAGHIMAGGMNPVEIVRDNLSIIKHVHFKDCSKTFEWKKMGTGDIDFPTIVQNLKDYGYKGWIMVEEETEETAVNPDKVIYDINDYVVSNLKPIL